From bacterium:
CATAGTCCGTGCTGATTGCCGGAACATTGTATTTGTCGGCAACCTCCTGCGCGCGGGAAGCTGTGCGCGAGCAGACACGCGTGATCTCGACATACGGGATTTGCGAGAAAGCCGTCACATGCAACTCGCCAAAATCTCCGAGACCAACGATGCCTACACGCAGCTTTTTCATGCACCATATTTCCTTACGAATGCCTCGACTGATGCACCTTTGTTGATCTTTGCGCCTGCTGCTGCCAGTTCGGTCTCCAGCGCCATCAGCGTAGGCACTATATACTCCGGTGTTGCGGTCATTGATAGGTGGCCAACACGAATGATAGAATTGGCAGTCGCTCCCAGCCCGCCTGCAAGCAGTATATCATGCTTGCTTTCGATCTTGTTTCTGACTGCTTCGCCATCAATGCCGTCCGGCAGGCAGAGACCTGTCAGAGTCCGGCTGGCCCAGTCGTCACCGACAAAGAGCTTGAGGCCCATGGCCTTAATGGCTTCACGGAAAGCATCGCGAACCAGGGTGTGGCGGGCAAAACGCGCAGGCAAGCCCTCTGCAAAAATCTCATCGAGTGCCTGATTGAGAGCAAGATACAACGCAACCGGCGCGGTGTTCGGGCCTTCGGGATGCCAGTTGGTCCACTGTTTCTGATAATCTCTGAGAGTAATCAAATTGAGATACCAACTCGGAACCTGGGTCTTGCGAGATTCGATTGTCTTCCATGCTTTATCGCTGACTGATACAAAGCCAAGACCTGCAGGTGATCCAAAGCACTTCTGGCTGCCGCTGATACAGAAATC
This genomic window contains:
- a CDS encoding alanine--glyoxylate aminotransferase family protein; this encodes MPKLMIPGPTEVSEQARQKMALPTRPHYGTQWSAFYFQVVDKLKKVFQTQNDLFVLAATSSGAMELSVSHAVEPGDKILICNNGFFGDRFEDMAKHYGIVTVTTRSEYGQPIRGEQVREAIKKDPDIKALAIVHNESSTAVESPLAEITSVAQEYGVLTIVDCVSSMGGVDIPTDKLGIDFCISGSQKCFGSPAGLGFVSVSDKAWKTIESRKTQVPSWYLNLITLRDYQKQWTNWHPEGPNTAPVALYLALNQALDEIFAEGLPARFARHTLVRDAFREAIKAMGLKLFVGDDWASRTLTGLCLPDGIDGEAVRNKIESKHDILLAGGLGATANSIIRVGHLSMTATPEYIVPTLMALETELAAAGAKINKGASVEAFVRKYGA